TGCTTACATGCTTAGGTCTTTAGGATGAGTTAACGACAAATTTTTCTCACATAAAGGACAAGCATTGCTTTCATATGCTGGAACTTCCATACTTAGTAGCGCTTGTTGGTTTTTGTGTAGTTTAACTTTTCCAGCACTTCTATCTACTAGAACCCCAATGCCAACAATATCTAAGCCAACATTATCACAGGCTGCAATAACTTTTTTTACAGATCCACCAGTAGAAACAGCGTCTTCCACAATTAAAACTTTAGTACCTGGAGCAAGCTTAAACCCTCTTTTAAAAACCATACCACCGTTACCATCTTTTTCGGCATACATTGATTTTAATCCTAAATGTCGAGCTACTTCGTAAGATAAAATAACACCACCCATGGCTGGACCAATAATAACTTCAGCCTTAGTATCTTTAAATTTATCTGCTAAAACCTTAGCAACTTTTGCTGTATGTTCAGGATATTGAAATAACTGAGAACACTGTAAAAAGGTAGGGCTGTGTTTGCCTGATGTTAATAAAAAGTGTCCATTTAATACTACACCTAGTTCTTCAAATAGGCTTTTAATTTCTTGACTTGTCATGATAATCTCCTTTACTTTTAACTTATAGTGTTGAATTGAGGCTTATAAATTTGTTTTTTTTAGGTAAGCTTGGTAGCCTTCTTGCATTTCCGCTACTATCTTTAACGCTGCTTCACGAGGATTTTCAGCAGAGCGAATTGGTCTACCAATCACAATATAATCTCCACCCTGTAACATGGCATCATAGGGGGTGGTTATTCGCTTTTGATCATTTTTCACAGACCATGCGGGTCTAATTCCAGGGGTTACAGTAATAAAGTCTTTACCACAGCTTCTTTTAACTAACTCTATTTCCTTTGGTGAACATACAACGCCGTTACAGCCATTTTCTTTGGCGAGTTCAGCCCAATTCATAACCGTAGTAGCTACATTGTTATTAATGCCCAATTCACTTAAATTGGTTTCATCAAGTGATGTTAAAACTGTTACAGCTAATGCAAGAGGTGGGGTAGATACAGTCTTTAAGCCCTCTACAGCCTTTGTTATCATTTCGCTACCACCGCCAGCATGGAAGTTAGTCATAGATACACCTAAGCCAGCTATAACCCGTGAAGCTTGGTAAACCGTATTTGGTATATCATGTAGTTTAAGGTCTAAAAAGACCTTACCACCGCGCTCTAAAATAGCTGTTACTAGTTCATTTCCACACGAGTAGTATAGTTGCATACCAATCTTAAAGTAGCCAACAACATCATATAATTCGTCAACTAGTTTAAATGCCTCTTCTTTGTTATTAACATCTAAAGCAACAATTAATCGTTCTTTAATACTCATTATTTTAATTCTCCTTCCATGCTAAACCTATAATATCTTTAATACTTTCATAATTGTTTTTATCTAGGTACTTTTTAATGCCTTCCATTATTTCAAGTGGGGC
This Clostridium sp. 'deep sea' DNA region includes the following protein-coding sequences:
- the pyrE gene encoding orotate phosphoribosyltransferase, whose amino-acid sequence is MTSQEIKSLFEELGVVLNGHFLLTSGKHSPTFLQCSQLFQYPEHTAKVAKVLADKFKDTKAEVIIGPAMGGVILSYEVARHLGLKSMYAEKDGNGGMVFKRGFKLAPGTKVLIVEDAVSTGGSVKKVIAACDNVGLDIVGIGVLVDRSAGKVKLHKNQQALLSMEVPAYESNACPLCEKNLSLTHPKDLSM
- the pyrF gene encoding orotidine-5'-phosphate decarboxylase produces the protein MSIKERLIVALDVNNKEEAFKLVDELYDVVGYFKIGMQLYYSCGNELVTAILERGGKVFLDLKLHDIPNTVYQASRVIAGLGVSMTNFHAGGGSEMITKAVEGLKTVSTPPLALAVTVLTSLDETNLSELGINNNVATTVMNWAELAKENGCNGVVCSPKEIELVKRSCGKDFITVTPGIRPAWSVKNDQKRITTPYDAMLQGGDYIVIGRPIRSAENPREAALKIVAEMQEGYQAYLKKTNL